Proteins from one Falco naumanni isolate bFalNau1 chromosome 10, bFalNau1.pat, whole genome shotgun sequence genomic window:
- the LPXN gene encoding leupaxin isoform X4: MQSKLVAVGQGAGVPAEPKSLLDNMLGSLTRDLQELGIAATPAGVCTACHKPISGRVLTALGKTWHPEHFTCARCGQELGGQAFFERGGRAYCEDDYHQAFSPRCAYCAGPIREKVLTALDQTWHPEHFFCAHCGKVFGDDAFHEHSGKPYCRQDFLAMFAPKCQGCERPVTDDYLTALHGVWHPECFVCAVSAQRGPRGERVPEAVPAFPVFFHPGVPERLRRGLLLRAGGSALLRAALPPAAGQHLPRLRPPGHRPLHHSCRAQVPPRALHLRLLPGAAAERHLPRARQQDVLPGLPRQALPLSPQPPFPPGPSTVRLS; this comes from the exons ATGCAGAGCAAG CTagtggctgtggggcagggagccGGGGTGCCGGCGGAGCCCAAGTCCCTGCTGGACAATATGCTGGGCAGCCTCACGCGGgacctgcaggagctgggaatcGCAGCCACCCCCGCTGGCGTCTGCACCGCCTGCCACAAGCCCATCTCCGGCAGG gTGCTTACAGCCCTGGGCAAAACCTGGCACCCTGAGCACTTCACCTGTGCCCGCTgcgggcaggagctggggggccAGGCCTTCTTTGAGCGGGGTGGGCGGGCATACTGCGAGGATGACTACCACCAGGCCTTTTCCCCCCGCTGCGCCTACTGTGCTGGCCCCATCCGCGAG AAAGTCCTCACAGCCCTGGACCAGACCTGGCACCCCGAGCACTTCTTCTGCGCCCACTGTGGGAAGGTGTTTGGAGACGACG CTTTCCACGAGCACAGCGGGAAGCCGTACTGCCGCCAGGACTTCCTGGCCATGTTTGCCCCGAAGTGCCAGGGCTGCGAGCGCCCTGTGACAGACGATTACCTGACGGCTCTGCACGGCGTCTGGCACCCCGAGTGCTTCGTCTGCGCGGTGAGTGCCCAGCGGGGACCCAGGGGCGAGCGTGTTCCCGAGGCTGTGCCAGCCTTCCCCGTCTTCTTCCACCCAGGAGTGCCTGAGCGGCTTCGCCGGGGGCTCCTTCTACGAGCTGGAGGGTCGGCCCTACTGCGAGCTGCACTTCCACCAGCGGCAGGGCAGCATCTGCCACGGCTGCGGCCACCCGGTCACCGGCCGCTGCATCACAGCTGCAGGGCGCAAGTACCACCCCGAGCACTTCATCTGCGCCTACTGCCTGGGGCAGCTGCGGAAAGGCACCTTCCGCGAGCGCGGCAACAAGATGTACTGCCAGGCTTGCCACGACAAGCTCTTCCTCTGAGcccccagccacccttcccGCCTGGCCCCAGCACCGTCCGGCTGAGCTGA
- the LPXN gene encoding leupaxin isoform X3 gives MEDLGAAATSGSASERGFEGSIQPLLPSPPPTAAAQQLDELLADLGHMQSKLVAVGQGAGVPAEPKSLLDNMLGSLTRDLQELGIAATPAGVCTACHKPISGRVLTALGKTWHPEHFTCARCGQELGGQAFFERGGRAYCEDDYHQAFSPRCAYCAGPIREKVLTALDQTWHPEHFFCAHCGKVFGDDAFHEHSGKPYCRQDFLAMFAPKCQGCERPVTDDYLTALHGVWHPECFVCAVSAQRGPRGERVPEAVPAFPVFFHPGVPERLRRGLLLRAGGSALLRAALPPAAGQHLPRLRPPGHRPLHHSCRAQVPPRALHLRLLPGAAAERHLPRARQQDVLPGLPRQALPLSPQPPFPPGPSTVRLS, from the exons ATGGAGGATTTAG GCGCAGCTGCCACCTCAGGCTCAGCCTCAGAGAGAGGATTTGAAGGCAGCATACAG CCGCTGCTGCCGTCGcccccacccacagcagctgcccagcagctggacGAGCTCCTGGCTGACCTGGGCCACATGCAGAGCAAG CTagtggctgtggggcagggagccGGGGTGCCGGCGGAGCCCAAGTCCCTGCTGGACAATATGCTGGGCAGCCTCACGCGGgacctgcaggagctgggaatcGCAGCCACCCCCGCTGGCGTCTGCACCGCCTGCCACAAGCCCATCTCCGGCAGG gTGCTTACAGCCCTGGGCAAAACCTGGCACCCTGAGCACTTCACCTGTGCCCGCTgcgggcaggagctggggggccAGGCCTTCTTTGAGCGGGGTGGGCGGGCATACTGCGAGGATGACTACCACCAGGCCTTTTCCCCCCGCTGCGCCTACTGTGCTGGCCCCATCCGCGAG AAAGTCCTCACAGCCCTGGACCAGACCTGGCACCCCGAGCACTTCTTCTGCGCCCACTGTGGGAAGGTGTTTGGAGACGACG CTTTCCACGAGCACAGCGGGAAGCCGTACTGCCGCCAGGACTTCCTGGCCATGTTTGCCCCGAAGTGCCAGGGCTGCGAGCGCCCTGTGACAGACGATTACCTGACGGCTCTGCACGGCGTCTGGCACCCCGAGTGCTTCGTCTGCGCGGTGAGTGCCCAGCGGGGACCCAGGGGCGAGCGTGTTCCCGAGGCTGTGCCAGCCTTCCCCGTCTTCTTCCACCCAGGAGTGCCTGAGCGGCTTCGCCGGGGGCTCCTTCTACGAGCTGGAGGGTCGGCCCTACTGCGAGCTGCACTTCCACCAGCGGCAGGGCAGCATCTGCCACGGCTGCGGCCACCCGGTCACCGGCCGCTGCATCACAGCTGCAGGGCGCAAGTACCACCCCGAGCACTTCATCTGCGCCTACTGCCTGGGGCAGCTGCGGAAAGGCACCTTCCGCGAGCGCGGCAACAAGATGTACTGCCAGGCTTGCCACGACAAGCTCTTCCTCTGAGcccccagccacccttcccGCCTGGCCCCAGCACCGTCCGGCTGAGCTGA
- the LPXN gene encoding leupaxin isoform X1, with product MEDLDALLAELEQSSRPAPKDCVPQVPSSCKQDPVAARPSAPCGQQPVASAALKAQLPPQAQPQREDLKAAYSPIPVPQPLLPSPPPTAAAQQLDELLADLGHMQSKLVAVGQGAGVPAEPKSLLDNMLGSLTRDLQELGIAATPAGVCTACHKPISGRVLTALGKTWHPEHFTCARCGQELGGQAFFERGGRAYCEDDYHQAFSPRCAYCAGPIREKVLTALDQTWHPEHFFCAHCGKVFGDDAFHEHSGKPYCRQDFLAMFAPKCQGCERPVTDDYLTALHGVWHPECFVCAVSAQRGPRGERVPEAVPAFPVFFHPGVPERLRRGLLLRAGGSALLRAALPPAAGQHLPRLRPPGHRPLHHSCRAQVPPRALHLRLLPGAAAERHLPRARQQDVLPGLPRQALPLSPQPPFPPGPSTVRLS from the exons ATGGAGGATTTAG ATGCTCTGCTGGCAGAACTGGAGCAGAGCTCTCGCCCAGCCCCCAAGGACTGTGTGCCGCAGgtgcccagctcctgcaagcAGGATCCTGTCGCAGCCAGGCCCTCAGCCCCCTGCGGCCAGCAGCCGGTTGCCTCGGCAGCCCTGAAG GCGCAGCTGCCACCTCAGGCTCAGCCTCAGAGAGAGGATTTGAAGGCAGCATACAG CCCCATACCGGTCCCACAGCCGCTGCTGCCGTCGcccccacccacagcagctgcccagcagctggacGAGCTCCTGGCTGACCTGGGCCACATGCAGAGCAAG CTagtggctgtggggcagggagccGGGGTGCCGGCGGAGCCCAAGTCCCTGCTGGACAATATGCTGGGCAGCCTCACGCGGgacctgcaggagctgggaatcGCAGCCACCCCCGCTGGCGTCTGCACCGCCTGCCACAAGCCCATCTCCGGCAGG gTGCTTACAGCCCTGGGCAAAACCTGGCACCCTGAGCACTTCACCTGTGCCCGCTgcgggcaggagctggggggccAGGCCTTCTTTGAGCGGGGTGGGCGGGCATACTGCGAGGATGACTACCACCAGGCCTTTTCCCCCCGCTGCGCCTACTGTGCTGGCCCCATCCGCGAG AAAGTCCTCACAGCCCTGGACCAGACCTGGCACCCCGAGCACTTCTTCTGCGCCCACTGTGGGAAGGTGTTTGGAGACGACG CTTTCCACGAGCACAGCGGGAAGCCGTACTGCCGCCAGGACTTCCTGGCCATGTTTGCCCCGAAGTGCCAGGGCTGCGAGCGCCCTGTGACAGACGATTACCTGACGGCTCTGCACGGCGTCTGGCACCCCGAGTGCTTCGTCTGCGCGGTGAGTGCCCAGCGGGGACCCAGGGGCGAGCGTGTTCCCGAGGCTGTGCCAGCCTTCCCCGTCTTCTTCCACCCAGGAGTGCCTGAGCGGCTTCGCCGGGGGCTCCTTCTACGAGCTGGAGGGTCGGCCCTACTGCGAGCTGCACTTCCACCAGCGGCAGGGCAGCATCTGCCACGGCTGCGGCCACCCGGTCACCGGCCGCTGCATCACAGCTGCAGGGCGCAAGTACCACCCCGAGCACTTCATCTGCGCCTACTGCCTGGGGCAGCTGCGGAAAGGCACCTTCCGCGAGCGCGGCAACAAGATGTACTGCCAGGCTTGCCACGACAAGCTCTTCCTCTGAGcccccagccacccttcccGCCTGGCCCCAGCACCGTCCGGCTGAGCTGA
- the LPXN gene encoding leupaxin isoform X2, with translation MEDLDALLAELEQSSRPAPKDCVPQVPSSCKQDPVAARPSAPCGQQPVASAALKAQLPPQAQPQREDLKAAYSPIPVPQPLLPSPPPTAAAQQLDELLADLGHMQSKLVAVGQGAGVPAEPKSLLDNMLGSLTRDLQELGIAATPAGVCTACHKPISGRVLTALGKTWHPEHFTCARCGQELGGQAFFERGGRAYCEDDYHQAFSPRCAYCAGPIREKVLTALDQTWHPEHFFCAHCGKVFGDDAFHEHSGKPYCRQDFLAMFAPKCQGCERPVTDDYLTALHGVWHPECFVCAECLSGFAGGSFYELEGRPYCELHFHQRQGSICHGCGHPVTGRCITAAGRKYHPEHFICAYCLGQLRKGTFRERGNKMYCQACHDKLFL, from the exons ATGGAGGATTTAG ATGCTCTGCTGGCAGAACTGGAGCAGAGCTCTCGCCCAGCCCCCAAGGACTGTGTGCCGCAGgtgcccagctcctgcaagcAGGATCCTGTCGCAGCCAGGCCCTCAGCCCCCTGCGGCCAGCAGCCGGTTGCCTCGGCAGCCCTGAAG GCGCAGCTGCCACCTCAGGCTCAGCCTCAGAGAGAGGATTTGAAGGCAGCATACAG CCCCATACCGGTCCCACAGCCGCTGCTGCCGTCGcccccacccacagcagctgcccagcagctggacGAGCTCCTGGCTGACCTGGGCCACATGCAGAGCAAG CTagtggctgtggggcagggagccGGGGTGCCGGCGGAGCCCAAGTCCCTGCTGGACAATATGCTGGGCAGCCTCACGCGGgacctgcaggagctgggaatcGCAGCCACCCCCGCTGGCGTCTGCACCGCCTGCCACAAGCCCATCTCCGGCAGG gTGCTTACAGCCCTGGGCAAAACCTGGCACCCTGAGCACTTCACCTGTGCCCGCTgcgggcaggagctggggggccAGGCCTTCTTTGAGCGGGGTGGGCGGGCATACTGCGAGGATGACTACCACCAGGCCTTTTCCCCCCGCTGCGCCTACTGTGCTGGCCCCATCCGCGAG AAAGTCCTCACAGCCCTGGACCAGACCTGGCACCCCGAGCACTTCTTCTGCGCCCACTGTGGGAAGGTGTTTGGAGACGACG CTTTCCACGAGCACAGCGGGAAGCCGTACTGCCGCCAGGACTTCCTGGCCATGTTTGCCCCGAAGTGCCAGGGCTGCGAGCGCCCTGTGACAGACGATTACCTGACGGCTCTGCACGGCGTCTGGCACCCCGAGTGCTTCGTCTGCGCG GAGTGCCTGAGCGGCTTCGCCGGGGGCTCCTTCTACGAGCTGGAGGGTCGGCCCTACTGCGAGCTGCACTTCCACCAGCGGCAGGGCAGCATCTGCCACGGCTGCGGCCACCCGGTCACCGGCCGCTGCATCACAGCTGCAGGGCGCAAGTACCACCCCGAGCACTTCATCTGCGCCTACTGCCTGGGGCAGCTGCGGAAAGGCACCTTCCGCGAGCGCGGCAACAAGATGTACTGCCAGGCTTGCCACGACAAGCTCTTCCTCTGA